Within Verrucomicrobiota bacterium, the genomic segment ACAAATTGATATGAACGGTATCAAATCCAATTAACGAAGAATAAACACAATGAATCATAATAAAAAGCTGCTCCTATTCTTTTTAGGAACTATTTTATGCCATAATGTATTGGCTCAAAATAATTCTGAAAACAAGCGTCCAAATATTCTCCTGATAATCGTTGACGACCTGGGTTGGGCGGATCTGGGCTGTTTTGGTGCCGACTTGCACGAAACCCCCAATATTGATGCTTTCGCTGCCACAGGTCAAAAATTCACCAATGCTTATGCTGCCGCATCTATCTGCTCACCGACACGGGCATCCCTGCTTTCCGGCAAATCTCCTGCGAGACTCAATATGACCATCTGGCGGGAAGCCGCCATTAATTCCCAATTTAATAAAAAATTGATTCCTCCGGATGTATCTTCAAATCTGCCATTGGACGAAGTAACGATTGCGGAGGCATTGAAAGCGGAAGGCTACGTGACAGCCCACCTTGGTAAATGGCATGTCGGGGACGGAGAGCATTTCCCCGAAACGCAGGGCTTTGATATTAATGTGGGCGCAACGGTCTGGGGTTCTCCTCCCACTTTTTTTTACCCGTACCGGGGCGAAATTTATAATTCCCTGAGATTTGTTCCTGATCTTGAAAGAGATAAAAACGGAACGTACAATCTTGACAGAGAGGGGGAATATTTGGGCGACCGCCTGACAGATGAAGCCATCTCTATCATGGAAAGATTCAAAAACGAATCCTTTTTTATCAATCTGGCCTACTATACCGTGCATACCCCCATCGAAGCCAAAGCGGATATTGTAAAATATTATGAGAAAAAATTAAGGTCGGGAATGTCGCACCAAAACGCCATTTTTGCAGCTATGGTCCATAGTCTGGATGAAAATATAGGAAGGCTGATGAAGAAACTGGAGGAACTGGACCTGGCAGACAATACGGCAGTCGTATTTACTTCGGATAACGGCGGCTTTATCAATGAATGGGAGGGGAAGTCTGTCACAAGCAATTTTCCGCTTCGCTCCGGAAAAGGAGCTTTATATGAAGGAGGAATTCGCATACCGACTATCATCCGTTGGCCAGGCATGACTACTCCCAACACAACATCTGATTACCCGATCACTACTCAGGATTTTTACCCCACACTATTGGAAATGGTAAACCTTGAAGGTGATCCTGGGCAGGTTGCGGCATTTGATGGTATAAGCCTGGTGCCCGTTTTGAAAGATCCGCAGGCTGATTTTAAGCAACGGGAGCTTTATTGGCACTATCCACATTACTATCAGACCACCACGCCCGTGAGCGCTATCCGTCAGGGTGATTGGAAATTGCTGGAGTTTTTAGAGGATAATCATGTGGAATTATACAACCTAAAAGAAAATATAGGGGAAACGATTAATCTTGCAAAATCGAATCCGAAAAAAACGAAAGAGCTTCTACAATTGCTAACCGCTTGGCGAGAAAATGTGAACGCTCCTATGCCGCGGCCTAACCCCGAATACCCCAAAAATAGAAAATAATATAATGACTAGCGAAATTTGGATTAATAATTACTTGGATGCGGAAGTGCGACTTATACGGGCGCTTCCTATTGGCGAAATCGACGCCTTTATAGGCATTGTCGAAGATGCTCTTAACAAGGACAAGCAGCTGTTTTTATGTGGAAATGGCGGGAACGCGGCCAGCGCATCGCACTTGGCCTGCGATTTGGGAAAAGGCGCTTCGGATGCCCTGAATAAGCGTATCCGCGTGACCACATTAAACGACAATGCCGCTTGGCTCACCGCCTTAGGAAACGATTACGCCTATGAGGATGTATTTGTCAGGCAGTTGGAAAATTTCGCCCAGCCGGGAGATGTATTAATCAGCGGAAGCGTCAGCGGAAACTCACCGAACCTGGTGAAAGCGTTCGAGTGGGCCAAAGAGCAGGGACTGACCACCGTTTCCATTACCAGCTCCAAGCGCGGGCGGATGTCCGATTTGGCGACCCTGCCCATC encodes:
- a CDS encoding sulfatase gives rise to the protein MNHNKKLLLFFLGTILCHNVLAQNNSENKRPNILLIIVDDLGWADLGCFGADLHETPNIDAFAATGQKFTNAYAAASICSPTRASLLSGKSPARLNMTIWREAAINSQFNKKLIPPDVSSNLPLDEVTIAEALKAEGYVTAHLGKWHVGDGEHFPETQGFDINVGATVWGSPPTFFYPYRGEIYNSLRFVPDLERDKNGTYNLDREGEYLGDRLTDEAISIMERFKNESFFINLAYYTVHTPIEAKADIVKYYEKKLRSGMSHQNAIFAAMVHSLDENIGRLMKKLEELDLADNTAVVFTSDNGGFINEWEGKSVTSNFPLRSGKGALYEGGIRIPTIIRWPGMTTPNTTSDYPITTQDFYPTLLEMVNLEGDPGQVAAFDGISLVPVLKDPQADFKQRELYWHYPHYYQTTTPVSAIRQGDWKLLEFLEDNHVELYNLKENIGETINLAKSNPKKTKELLQLLTAWRENVNAPMPRPNPEYPKNRK
- a CDS encoding SIS domain-containing protein, whose translation is MTSEIWINNYLDAEVRLIRALPIGEIDAFIGIVEDALNKDKQLFLCGNGGNAASASHLACDLGKGASDALNKRIRVTTLNDNAAWLTALGNDYAYEDVFVRQLENFAQPGDVLISGSVSGNSPNLVKAFEWAKEQGLTTVSITSSKRGRMSDLATLPIVLPDEHYGRVEDMQMMIYHLIAFWCIEKETL